A region from the Methanomassiliicoccales archaeon genome encodes:
- a CDS encoding UPF0179 family protein — MITVIGERQARVGGQFVYLGPLTECKECKLKGVCFNLDTGCLYRIVEVRDVKHDCKVHEDGVRVVRVEKEKMEGAVSKKGALEGTTITYEVIKCDHLGCEHYRLCHPLGIDKGRKARIARILGDLDCAEGKKLVMVAFE; from the coding sequence ATGATCACTGTAATAGGGGAGAGACAGGCCAGGGTAGGTGGGCAGTTCGTCTACCTGGGGCCGTTGACGGAGTGCAAGGAGTGCAAGCTCAAGGGGGTATGCTTCAACCTGGATACCGGATGCTTGTACCGCATCGTGGAGGTGCGGGACGTCAAGCACGATTGCAAGGTGCATGAGGATGGTGTCCGCGTCGTCAGGGTGGAGAAGGAGAAGATGGAAGGCGCGGTGAGCAAGAAGGGCGCGTTGGAGGGGACGACCATCACCTATGAGGTGATCAAGTGCGATCACCTCGGCTGCGAACATTACCGCCTCTGCCATCCGCTAGGCATCGACAAGGGTCGCAAGGCTCGTATCGCCAGGATACTGGGCGACCTCGACTGCGCCGAAGGCAAGAAATTGGTCATGGTGGCCTTTGAATAA